A section of the Engraulis encrasicolus isolate BLACKSEA-1 chromosome 8, IST_EnEncr_1.0, whole genome shotgun sequence genome encodes:
- the nnr gene encoding nanor, with amino-acid sequence MAFNRPAIIQPYVLDPLSDPDAEQEEEEAPRSPRIPKPVSEWCRCGNCGAMPTEHESLCCQEVPEVTRRMEQVEGTQPQCVIDHPGFYATSLNVYVLQAMYNIYRADHGPVRLRGIEHRYRYLAYRMFVSWCWGFLGRHIRVVVPSCVVLRVRREFPDSQQQYMGFRLPPLR; translated from the exons ATGGCTTTTAACAGACCGGCAATTATCCAGCCATACGTGCTTGACCCCTTGTCAGACCCAGACGCcgaacaagaggaagaggaggcacctAGATCCCCACGAATACCAAAACCGGTATCTGAATG GTGCCGATGCGGGAACTGTGGTGCAATGCCTACTGAACACGAGAGCTTGTGCTGTCAGGAGGTCCCAGAG GTCACAAGGCGCATGGAGCAGGTGGAGGGCACTCAGCCTCAGTGTGTTATCGACCATCCTGGATTTTATGCCACGTCCCTCAATGTGTATGTGCTTCAAGCCATGTACAACATCTACAGAGCAGATCATGGACCAGTACGGCTACGGGGCATAGAGCA CCGTTACAGATATCTGGCGTACAGGATGTTTGTCAGTTGGTGTTGGGGATTCCTTGGGCGCCACATAAGAGTCGTGGTTCCATCATGTGTCGTCCTGCGTGTTCGTCGGGAGTTTCCAGATAGTCAACAGCAATACATGGGCTTCAGACTGCCTCCCCTGCGTTGA